A genome region from Dysgonomonadaceae bacterium PH5-43 includes the following:
- a CDS encoding putative histone-like DNA-binding protein (product_source=TIGR01201; cath_funfam=4.10.520.10; cog=COG0776; pfam=PF18291; superfamily=47729; tigrfam=TIGR01201) produces the protein MAVHYVVQQKRNPGDEAAPKKYYLVAKSLPAVSRKVFINDMVRNTSLTSNEAATALDYLFDVLPHYLALGHTVQLGELGYFRVTLKSEGSENPEEATPDKIKGKKLRFVCGSKIRTEISNLQVEKFPV, from the coding sequence ATGGCAGTACATTATGTAGTTCAACAAAAAAGAAATCCGGGAGATGAGGCTGCTCCAAAAAAGTATTATCTTGTTGCTAAAAGTTTACCTGCGGTTTCGCGCAAAGTGTTCATAAACGATATGGTTCGCAACACCTCTCTTACCTCTAATGAGGCAGCAACAGCGTTAGATTATCTCTTCGACGTTCTTCCTCATTATTTAGCTCTTGGTCATACAGTGCAGTTAGGAGAGTTGGGTTACTTTAGAGTTACTCTAAAAAGTGAAGGGTCTGAAAATCCAGAGGAAGCAACACCTGATAAGATAAAAGGGAAGAAATTGCGCTTTGTATGTGGCTCGAAAATAAGAACCGAGATCTCGAACCTACAAGTAGAAAAATTTCCAGTGTAA
- a CDS encoding zinc D-Ala-D-Ala carboxypeptidase (product_source=KO:K08640; cath_funfam=3.30.1380.10; ko=KO:K08640; pfam=PF08291; superfamily=55166): MNLTKNFTLNEMVNSEVGRRLKIANQPNAQQIENLKILCEHLLQPLRDACGQPLSISSGYRCRKLNEAVGGSSSSDHTHGRAVDITTDNPMAILAWVCRLNLSFDQAIIYKRFIHLSYRDKDTNRNQVILKA, encoded by the coding sequence ATGAATCTGACAAAAAATTTCACACTCAACGAGATGGTCAACTCCGAAGTGGGTCGACGGCTGAAAATCGCGAATCAGCCGAACGCTCAACAGATAGAGAATTTGAAAATCTTGTGCGAACACCTTCTCCAACCCTTAAGAGATGCCTGTGGGCAGCCATTAAGTATCTCATCGGGCTATCGCTGTCGAAAATTAAACGAGGCAGTTGGTGGTAGTTCTTCAAGCGACCACACCCATGGACGAGCCGTTGATATAACGACCGACAATCCTATGGCGATACTCGCTTGGGTTTGCAGACTAAATCTATCGTTCGATCAGGCTATTATTTACAAACGGTTTATTCACCTCTCGTATCGAGACAAAGATACAAACCGAAATCAAGTGATACTTAAGGCTTAA
- a CDS encoding hypothetical protein (product_source=Hypo-rule applied; superfamily=109905): MIQYIYKLQIVCSTKEQQECITKILDINYSKQNGSFWTLELVENENDATIDFINYFLDILNGKFMELESIGIQRDNISIWFLYQYENQCNMEFKSKDLKRLGENGIDLCISCWNDN, translated from the coding sequence ATGATACAATATATTTATAAATTACAGATAGTTTGCTCTACAAAAGAACAACAAGAATGTATTACTAAAATACTTGATATAAATTATTCAAAACAGAATGGCTCTTTTTGGACTTTAGAATTAGTAGAAAATGAAAATGATGCCACCATTGATTTTATAAACTATTTCTTAGATATTCTTAATGGAAAATTTATGGAATTAGAAAGTATTGGAATACAAAGAGACAATATTAGCATCTGGTTCTTATATCAATATGAAAATCAATGCAATATGGAATTTAAGTCTAAAGATCTTAAAAGATTAGGAGAAAATGGGATTGATTTATGTATTTCTTGTTGGAATGATAATTGA
- a CDS encoding hypothetical protein (product_source=Hypo-rule applied), translated as MDGLYLNNSKIVDSIQLWVNDVVSAEDKWKANNLHIDEIDSLKNIKRKDWVKTSFNLLDIIALQIKPIESLSLFLHVALGYSKSKLNLETISYSWLQKNIKTLTPPSFHYTSLEYYDDFYKKELTPCKVDKSISELSHFARLNFFYGNYFDELDNSYFWDIYIFLNNEKDLSKMN; from the coding sequence ATGGATGGACTATACCTAAACAATAGTAAAATAGTTGATAGTATTCAACTCTGGGTTAATGATGTTGTCTCGGCAGAAGACAAATGGAAAGCAAATAATTTGCATATAGATGAAATAGATAGTCTTAAAAATATCAAAAGAAAAGATTGGGTTAAAACTTCGTTTAATCTTTTAGATATTATAGCTTTGCAAATTAAACCGATAGAGTCTTTGTCTTTATTCCTGCATGTTGCTTTGGGATATTCAAAATCTAAATTGAATTTAGAAACAATATCTTATTCATGGCTACAGAAAAATATTAAGACTCTAACCCCTCCAAGTTTCCATTATACTTCATTGGAATATTATGATGACTTCTACAAAAAGGAATTAACACCATGTAAGGTTGACAAGAGCATTTCAGAACTATCTCATTTCGCCAGATTAAATTTTTTCTACGGAAATTATTTTGATGAACTTGATAATTCGTATTTCTGGGATATCTATATTTTCTTAAATAATGAAAAAGATTTATCTAAAATGAATTAA
- a CDS encoding hypothetical protein (product_source=Hypo-rule applied; superfamily=56672; transmembrane_helix_parts=Inside_1_11,TMhelix_12_34,Outside_35_43,TMhelix_44_66,Inside_67_166), producing the protein MKEYKITFWKVLNQVKGDILTLCLLVGIIWFLTSSPSVNKDRLLGTYVIILSGILPGLIYPLFIHINHYRYDKKTKLTIDRRHKKIFYVSEDVSKEFMISDITYIKKHGCVLSAFTFGFSEIYLQDRTRIFVTYFAMPFLDKELKHIKRGYDRYYDLRLFRWKKNY; encoded by the coding sequence ATGAAAGAATATAAAATAACATTTTGGAAGGTATTAAATCAAGTCAAGGGGGATATTTTGACTCTTTGTCTGCTTGTGGGTATTATATGGTTCTTAACATCAAGCCCTTCAGTAAATAAAGACAGGCTACTAGGAACTTATGTTATAATTTTATCTGGAATTCTTCCAGGTTTGATATATCCTCTGTTTATACATATAAATCATTACAGATACGATAAAAAAACAAAGCTCACCATTGATAGAAGACATAAAAAGATATTTTATGTATCAGAAGACGTATCTAAAGAATTTATGATATCCGACATAACTTACATCAAAAAGCATGGTTGTGTGCTTTCTGCTTTTACTTTTGGTTTTTCTGAAATCTATTTGCAAGATAGAACTCGTATATTTGTAACTTATTTCGCTATGCCGTTTTTAGATAAAGAGTTAAAACACATAAAACGAGGTTATGATCGTTATTACGACTTACGTCTTTTTAGATGGAAGAAAAACTATTGA
- a CDS encoding radical SAM protein (TIGR01212 family) (product_source=TIGR01212; cath_funfam=3.20.20.70; cog=COG1242; ko=KO:K07139; pfam=PF04055,PF16199; smart=SM00729; superfamily=102114; tigrfam=TIGR01212), with translation MEHSSTDKKESSVLNNIGDFFGKFFPFKVQKISINAGFTCPNRDGSKGLGGCTYCNNQTFSPQYAANSKSVSQQLEEGIEFFSSKYPEMKYIAYFQAYTNTYDETEKLLAKYNEALNYPEVVGMIIGTRPDCMSDDLLDELEKISKKHFLLIEYGIESTHNPTLKLINRGHTYEEAVETIIRTHNKGIMCGAHLILGLPGESREMILSNANKISELPLTTVKLHQLQIIRDTKMARQYHEHPEWFNLYSVDEYIDLCIDFKDRLNPDFVIERFVSQSPKDLLIAPDWGVKNCEFMVKLERKLRKH, from the coding sequence ATGGAACATTCAAGTACTGATAAGAAAGAATCGTCAGTATTAAACAATATTGGCGACTTCTTTGGCAAGTTTTTCCCTTTTAAGGTTCAGAAAATTTCTATAAATGCAGGCTTTACCTGTCCTAACAGAGACGGAAGTAAAGGACTTGGCGGTTGCACTTATTGCAACAACCAGACTTTTAGTCCGCAATACGCCGCAAATAGCAAATCGGTAAGCCAACAATTAGAAGAAGGCATAGAGTTTTTCTCAAGCAAATACCCTGAGATGAAATACATTGCCTATTTTCAAGCCTACACAAACACTTACGACGAAACTGAAAAACTTCTTGCGAAGTACAACGAAGCTTTGAATTATCCAGAAGTTGTAGGTATGATAATAGGAACTCGCCCCGACTGTATGTCCGACGACTTGCTCGATGAGTTAGAAAAGATTTCAAAAAAACATTTTCTACTGATAGAATATGGTATAGAATCGACACACAACCCAACTCTCAAATTAATAAACAGAGGACATACCTACGAAGAAGCAGTAGAAACTATAATTCGCACCCACAATAAAGGAATAATGTGTGGAGCTCACCTTATTTTAGGTCTTCCAGGCGAATCTCGAGAAATGATTCTGTCTAATGCAAACAAAATATCGGAGTTGCCATTAACAACCGTAAAGTTACATCAGCTACAGATAATACGCGACACGAAAATGGCTCGTCAATACCACGAACACCCAGAATGGTTTAATCTATATTCAGTTGACGAATACATAGATTTGTGTATCGACTTTAAAGACCGCTTAAATCCCGACTTCGTTATAGAAAGATTTGTTTCGCAATCTCCCAAAGATTTACTTATCGCTCCCGACTGGGGAGTAAAAAACTGTGAGTTTATGGTTAAACTCGAAAGGAAATTACGAAAGCATTGA
- a CDS encoding phosphoribosylformylglycinamidine cyclo-ligase (product_source=KO:K01933; cath_funfam=3.30.1330.10,3.90.650.10; cog=COG0150; ko=KO:K01933; pfam=PF02769; superfamily=55326,56042): MNNQRYMQRGVSASKEDVHNAIKNTDKGIFPQAFCKIIPDVLGNDEEYCNIMHADGAGTKSSLAYLYWKETGDLSVWKGIAQDALIMNIDDLLCVGATDNILLSSTIGRNKHLIPGEVISAIINGTNELCEELSSLGVNIYPTGGETADLGDLVRTIIVDSTVTCRMKRSDVINNANIQAGDVIVGLASYGKASYEKEYNGGMGSNGLTSARHDVFSKYLADKYPESFDPNVPEDLIYSGGMKLTDQIEGLGIDAGKLVLSPTRTYAPVIKNILDTMRDKIHGMVHVSGGAQTKVLHFVDKVKITKNNLFPTPPLFKLIQEQSGTDWQEMYKVFNMGHRMEIYLPKEYANEIIAISKSFDIDAQIVGFVEASDTKELIIESENGTFKY, from the coding sequence ATGAACAATCAGAGATATATGCAACGCGGAGTTTCAGCTTCTAAAGAAGATGTTCACAACGCAATCAAGAATACCGACAAAGGTATATTCCCTCAAGCTTTTTGCAAAATAATACCCGATGTATTAGGTAACGACGAAGAGTATTGCAACATTATGCACGCCGATGGAGCGGGTACTAAATCGTCTTTAGCTTATCTTTATTGGAAAGAAACTGGCGACTTATCTGTTTGGAAAGGCATAGCACAAGACGCTTTAATAATGAACATTGACGATTTGCTTTGCGTTGGAGCTACAGATAATATTCTCCTTTCTTCAACCATAGGAAGAAACAAACACCTTATACCCGGCGAAGTTATATCTGCAATAATAAACGGCACAAACGAACTATGCGAAGAACTTAGCTCTTTAGGCGTAAACATATATCCAACAGGAGGCGAAACTGCCGACTTAGGCGATTTAGTTCGCACTATTATAGTAGACTCTACTGTTACTTGCAGAATGAAACGCTCCGACGTTATCAATAATGCAAACATACAAGCAGGCGATGTGATTGTTGGGTTAGCTTCTTACGGTAAAGCTTCTTACGAAAAAGAATACAACGGCGGTATGGGAAGCAACGGACTAACTTCTGCTCGCCACGATGTGTTTTCGAAATACTTAGCAGATAAATATCCCGAAAGCTTTGACCCTAACGTTCCTGAAGACTTAATTTATTCGGGAGGTATGAAACTTACCGACCAAATTGAAGGATTAGGAATAGATGCCGGCAAATTAGTTTTATCTCCTACTCGAACATACGCTCCTGTTATAAAAAATATCTTAGACACAATGAGAGATAAGATACACGGTATGGTTCACGTTTCTGGCGGAGCGCAAACTAAGGTTCTTCATTTTGTTGACAAAGTAAAAATCACTAAAAACAACCTATTCCCTACTCCTCCTTTGTTCAAATTAATACAAGAACAATCGGGAACCGACTGGCAAGAGATGTATAAGGTATTCAATATGGGGCACCGTATGGAGATTTATCTACCAAAAGAATATGCCAATGAGATTATTGCCATATCTAAATCATTCGATATCGACGCTCAAATTGTAGGGTTTGTTGAGGCTTCCGACACAAAAGAGCTTATCATAGAAAGCGAGAATGGAACATTCAAGTACTGA
- a CDS encoding hypothetical protein (product_source=Hypo-rule applied; pfam=PF17116; transmembrane_helix_parts=Inside_1_4,TMhelix_5_24,Outside_25_416), with product MSKRIYILSLLFILFIQVIQGQSYRTESFSTRIQTLQVLHYENWEKAPIINLHSNEQIEISFDLLGVSPEYFTYRIIHCDAEWTKSQLVESEYMFGLQNNLINDYNNSFNTRMDYVNYKLKIPNDDVSLRVSGNYVVQVFTQTGSEPVLNACFSVVEPSVSVDMKLSSITDKGANSKYQAVSFDINYGNEVKSPIQDFKIYVQQNNRTDNQAKLVKPLRVQNGKAIYDHNPSLIFDAGNEYRSFEIITTLYAGMHVESLEYHAPYYHSILSPDFPRNNRSYTFDNDINGKIYIRNKDAYDSNIEADYQFVHFYIPCDQPLVDDVYILSNALHNILDDRSKMEFSYNDRGYVKTLFLKEGYYSYMYVTKKEGSELATTNIIEGDFFQTENEYRVMIYSRTIGMRYDKLVGVETLQSK from the coding sequence ATGAGTAAACGAATATATATACTTTCTCTTTTGTTTATCCTTTTTATACAAGTGATACAGGGACAAAGTTACCGCACTGAGAGCTTTTCTACAAGGATACAAACTCTTCAGGTATTGCATTACGAAAATTGGGAAAAAGCTCCTATAATTAATCTTCATAGTAATGAACAAATAGAAATATCTTTTGATTTACTTGGTGTGTCGCCCGAGTATTTTACTTATAGAATAATTCATTGCGATGCCGAATGGACTAAGTCTCAGCTTGTGGAGTCGGAATATATGTTTGGTTTACAGAATAATCTTATCAACGATTATAATAATTCGTTTAATACGAGAATGGATTATGTTAATTATAAACTTAAAATACCTAACGATGATGTAAGTTTGAGAGTTTCGGGCAATTATGTTGTGCAGGTATTTACTCAAACGGGAAGTGAACCTGTGTTAAATGCTTGCTTCTCGGTAGTCGAACCGAGTGTTAGTGTTGATATGAAGCTGTCTTCTATTACCGATAAGGGAGCTAATTCAAAATATCAAGCAGTTAGTTTCGATATTAATTATGGGAATGAAGTAAAATCGCCAATTCAAGATTTCAAGATTTATGTTCAACAAAACAATAGAACAGATAATCAAGCGAAATTAGTTAAACCTTTACGAGTGCAAAACGGTAAGGCTATCTACGACCATAATCCGTCTCTGATATTTGATGCTGGCAATGAGTATCGAAGCTTTGAAATTATAACAACTTTATATGCTGGTATGCACGTAGAGTCGTTAGAATATCACGCACCTTACTATCATTCAATTCTTTCTCCTGATTTTCCTCGCAACAATCGTTCGTATACTTTCGATAACGATATTAATGGAAAAATATATATAAGGAATAAAGATGCTTACGATTCAAACATTGAGGCTGACTATCAGTTCGTACATTTTTATATTCCTTGCGATCAGCCATTAGTAGATGATGTATATATTCTTAGTAATGCTCTGCATAATATTTTGGACGATCGTTCTAAAATGGAGTTTAGTTATAATGATAGAGGTTACGTCAAAACTTTATTCCTTAAAGAAGGATACTATAGTTATATGTATGTTACAAAGAAGGAGGGTAGTGAGTTGGCAACAACTAACATTATAGAGGGCGACTTCTTCCAAACCGAAAACGAATATAGAGTTATGATATATTCACGAACTATTGGTATGCGCTACGATAAACTAGTGGGTGTTGAAACTCTTCAATCTAAATAA
- a CDS encoding 16S rRNA (uracil1498-N3)-methyltransferase (product_source=KO:K09761; cath_funfam=3.40.1280.10; cog=COG1385; ko=KO:K09761; pfam=PF04452; superfamily=75217,88697; tigrfam=TIGR00046), whose protein sequence is MLLFYAPDINTLLELPEKESQHCVRVLRKQIGDIINITDGKGYFYEASITDANPKHCKVEIINKIKPNKAWNCKIEIAIAPTKNIDRIEWFAEKATEIGIDKITFLKTRYSERKEIKLDRIEKILISAMKQSVKAILPELSEMTDFKKFVTQKYNGQKFIAHCVEGERQLLSSLYNIGEDSLILIGPEGDFSEEEVALALDNGFKAISLGESRLRTETAALTACQTIHIINQLKQ, encoded by the coding sequence ATGTTATTGTTTTATGCTCCAGATATAAATACGCTTCTCGAACTTCCCGAAAAGGAGTCGCAACATTGCGTTAGAGTTTTAAGAAAACAAATAGGGGATATTATTAATATAACTGATGGAAAGGGTTATTTTTACGAGGCTTCTATCACAGATGCCAATCCTAAACACTGTAAAGTAGAGATAATAAATAAAATTAAACCTAATAAAGCTTGGAACTGCAAGATAGAAATTGCTATAGCTCCTACAAAAAACATAGACCGAATAGAGTGGTTTGCCGAAAAAGCCACAGAGATAGGGATAGATAAAATAACTTTTCTGAAAACTCGCTATTCCGAAAGGAAAGAGATAAAGCTCGACCGTATAGAAAAGATATTGATTTCGGCAATGAAACAGTCGGTAAAAGCTATTTTGCCCGAACTTTCGGAGATGACAGACTTCAAGAAATTCGTAACGCAAAAGTATAATGGGCAAAAGTTTATAGCCCATTGTGTCGAGGGTGAGAGGCAGTTGCTAAGTTCCTTATACAATATAGGAGAAGATTCTCTTATTCTTATCGGTCCGGAAGGAGATTTTAGTGAAGAGGAAGTAGCGTTGGCTCTTGATAATGGTTTCAAAGCAATATCGCTTGGCGAAAGTCGACTAAGAACAGAAACCGCAGCTCTAACAGCTTGCCAGACTATACATATAATTAATCAGTTAAAACAATGA
- a CDS encoding lipoyl(octanoyl) transferase (product_source=KO:K03801; cath_funfam=3.30.930.10; cog=COG0321; ko=KO:K03801; superfamily=55681; tigrfam=TIGR00214), producing MIQFTDWGLIPYSQAYEKQKLLFETAIANKANKQPVDNITVYCEHPHVITVGKNGLFSNLLFPEAMLKEKGVELYHVDRGGDVTYHGQGQIVGYPIYDLESFNIGLKEYIHRIEEIIIKTIAEYGVVGERLDGATGVWIDKDVSGRARKIAAIGVRSSRYVTMHGFALNVNTDLSYFNLINPCGFVDKGVTSLAKEINREVNQNEVKEILTKYFADFFD from the coding sequence ATGATACAATTTACCGATTGGGGACTTATTCCTTATTCTCAGGCTTACGAGAAACAGAAACTTCTGTTTGAAACAGCGATTGCTAACAAAGCAAACAAACAACCTGTTGATAATATAACTGTTTATTGCGAGCATCCTCACGTAATTACTGTAGGTAAAAATGGACTTTTCTCTAATCTCCTTTTCCCAGAAGCAATGCTTAAAGAGAAAGGGGTAGAGTTGTATCACGTAGATAGGGGAGGTGATGTAACTTATCACGGTCAGGGGCAGATTGTGGGCTATCCTATCTATGATTTAGAATCGTTTAATATAGGACTGAAAGAATATATACACCGAATAGAAGAGATTATTATAAAGACTATCGCCGAATATGGTGTTGTTGGAGAGCGATTAGATGGGGCAACTGGTGTTTGGATAGATAAAGATGTGTCAGGAAGAGCTCGTAAGATAGCAGCAATAGGAGTGAGAAGTAGTAGATACGTTACGATGCATGGTTTCGCTCTAAATGTAAATACCGACTTAAGTTACTTTAACCTTATTAATCCTTGCGGTTTTGTAGATAAAGGAGTAACGTCTTTGGCAAAAGAAATAAATAGAGAAGTTAACCAAAACGAAGTTAAGGAGATATTAACTAAATACTTTGCAGATTTTTTTGATTAA
- a CDS encoding ATP phosphoribosyltransferase (product_source=KO:K00765; cath_funfam=3.30.70.120,3.40.190.10; cog=COG0040; ko=KO:K00765; pfam=PF01634,PF08029; superfamily=53850,54913; tigrfam=TIGR00070,TIGR03455): protein MLRIAVQTKGRLFEETMELLKEAGIKLTASKRSLLVPSKTFPVELLFLRDDDIPQAVADGVADVGIVGENEYVEKKQDANIIKKLGFSKCRLSLAIPKDVDYKGLSWFSGKKIATSYPEILTDFLKKNAIKADIHVISGSVEIAPGIGLADAIFDIVSSGSTLVSNHLKEIEVVMKSEALLIGNKSLSREKKEILEELIFRIDAVQEADDKKYILLNAPNDKLDEILEILPGMKSPTVLPLAQEGWSSIHSVISEKKFWEIIGKLKVAGAEGILIIPIEKMIL from the coding sequence ATGTTAAGAATAGCAGTACAAACAAAAGGACGACTTTTTGAAGAAACAATGGAGTTGCTTAAAGAAGCAGGTATTAAACTTACAGCAAGTAAGAGAAGCTTGCTTGTGCCTTCAAAAACATTTCCAGTAGAATTACTTTTTCTTCGCGACGACGATATTCCTCAAGCTGTGGCAGACGGTGTTGCAGATGTAGGTATTGTAGGTGAAAACGAATATGTAGAGAAAAAGCAAGATGCAAACATAATAAAGAAACTTGGTTTCAGTAAGTGTCGTCTTTCTTTAGCTATACCAAAAGATGTAGACTATAAGGGATTAAGTTGGTTCTCTGGAAAAAAGATAGCAACGTCTTATCCTGAAATACTAACCGACTTCTTAAAGAAAAATGCAATAAAAGCAGACATTCACGTAATAAGTGGTTCGGTAGAAATTGCTCCTGGTATAGGTTTAGCAGATGCTATCTTTGATATAGTAAGCTCAGGAAGTACACTTGTAAGTAACCATCTTAAAGAAATAGAAGTAGTGATGAAGTCTGAAGCCTTGCTGATAGGAAATAAATCACTAAGCAGAGAGAAAAAAGAAATACTTGAAGAACTAATTTTCAGAATAGATGCAGTGCAAGAAGCTGACGATAAAAAATATATTCTGTTGAACGCTCCTAATGATAAACTTGACGAAATATTAGAAATCCTTCCCGGTATGAAAAGTCCTACAGTGTTGCCTCTTGCTCAAGAAGGCTGGAGTTCTATTCACTCAGTGATAAGCGAAAAGAAATTCTGGGAGATAATAGGAAAACTTAAAGTGGCAGGTGCAGAAGGTATACTTATTATTCCTATCGAAAAGATGATTTTATAA
- a CDS encoding histidinol dehydrogenase (product_source=KO:K00013; cath_funfam=3.40.50.1980; cog=COG0141; ko=KO:K00013; pfam=PF00815; superfamily=53720; tigrfam=TIGR00069) has protein sequence MQVIKYPDKQQWQEIVARPTIDNSNLFGLVQDILSDIKQRGDEAVKEYSLKFDKVQLSSFEVSKEEKDSAEAQLSEELKKAILVAKDNISKFHSSQIQSFNKVETSPGVVCWQKASAIERVGLYIPGGTAPLFSSVLMLAIPAKIAGCKYVTLCTPPNEEGKVHPAILFAAKVAGVDNIYKVGGVQAIAAMAYGTQSIPKVYKIFGPGNQYVTAAKQLVSLKDVAIDMPAGPSEVEVIADDSANPCFVAADMLSQAEHGADSQAVLLTTSEDFANKVEQEVYLQLDKLPRKELAAKSVANSKIIILKNNDEVIELTNYYAPEHLIIETENYKELSEQIVNAGSVFLGHYTPESAGDYASGTNHTLPTNGYAKAYSGVNLDSYIKKITFQEITREGLTNLAPTIEIMAENESLVAHKNAVTFRVM, from the coding sequence ATGCAAGTAATTAAATATCCAGATAAACAACAGTGGCAAGAGATTGTCGCACGACCAACTATCGATAATTCCAATCTTTTTGGATTAGTACAGGATATACTCTCCGATATTAAACAGAGAGGCGATGAAGCCGTAAAGGAATATAGCTTGAAATTCGATAAGGTACAGTTGTCTTCCTTTGAGGTCTCGAAAGAAGAGAAAGACTCAGCAGAAGCGCAACTGTCGGAAGAACTGAAAAAAGCTATACTTGTAGCTAAAGATAATATATCAAAATTTCATAGCTCTCAGATACAATCTTTTAATAAAGTAGAAACATCGCCTGGTGTAGTGTGTTGGCAGAAAGCATCTGCTATCGAAAGGGTAGGTTTGTACATACCTGGAGGCACAGCTCCTTTGTTTTCTTCTGTGTTAATGCTTGCTATACCAGCAAAAATAGCAGGTTGTAAATACGTAACACTTTGTACTCCGCCAAACGAAGAAGGAAAAGTTCACCCTGCAATATTATTTGCTGCAAAAGTTGCTGGTGTAGATAATATATATAAGGTGGGAGGAGTGCAAGCTATAGCTGCTATGGCTTATGGAACTCAGTCGATACCGAAAGTGTACAAGATATTCGGACCAGGTAATCAGTATGTTACCGCAGCCAAACAACTTGTAAGTCTTAAAGATGTGGCAATAGATATGCCTGCTGGTCCTTCGGAGGTAGAAGTTATTGCCGATGATTCGGCAAACCCTTGCTTTGTGGCAGCAGATATGTTGTCGCAGGCAGAACACGGTGCTGATAGTCAGGCTGTGTTGTTAACTACGTCGGAAGATTTTGCCAATAAGGTAGAACAAGAAGTTTACCTCCAGCTCGACAAATTGCCACGTAAAGAACTCGCAGCAAAGTCGGTAGCTAATAGTAAGATAATAATTCTTAAGAACAATGATGAAGTTATTGAACTTACTAATTACTATGCCCCCGAACACTTAATAATAGAAACCGAGAATTATAAAGAACTATCGGAACAGATAGTAAATGCAGGCTCGGTGTTTCTTGGTCATTATACTCCAGAAAGTGCAGGCGATTATGCTTCAGGCACTAATCATACCTTACCAACAAATGGTTATGCCAAAGCATATAGCGGAGTAAATCTTGATAGTTATATTAAGAAGATAACCTTTCAAGAGATAACTCGTGAAGGTTTAACTAATCTTGCGCCAACTATCGAAATAATGGCAGAGAACGAGTCTCTTGTAGCTCACAAAAACGCAGTTACTTTTAGAGTAATGTAA